Proteins encoded within one genomic window of Triticum aestivum cultivar Chinese Spring chromosome 2D, IWGSC CS RefSeq v2.1, whole genome shotgun sequence:
- the LOC123054767 gene encoding cytochrome c oxidase-assembly factor COX23, mitochondrial codes for MAAAHAAEASPTHRASIQGTSTPPYPSAARIADSSCFPQYTASLKCLETNHQDKSKCQQQFDDYKECKKREREARLERNRSRTLFG; via the exons ATGGCGGCGGCTCATGCGGCAGAGGCGTCCCCCACCCACCGCGCGTCCATCCAGGGGACGTCGACCCCGCCGTACCCCAGCGCGGCCCGGATCGCCGACTCCTCCTGCTTCCCCCAGTACACCGCCTCCCTCAAGT GTCTGGAGACCAACCACCAGGACAAGAGCAAGTGCCAGCAGCAGTTCGACGACTACAAGGAGTGCAAGAAGAGGGAG AGGGAGGCTCGGCTGGAACGGAAccggagccggacattgttcggGTGA